The Sesamum indicum cultivar Zhongzhi No. 13 linkage group LG6, S_indicum_v1.0, whole genome shotgun sequence genome has a segment encoding these proteins:
- the LOC105163895 gene encoding probable protein phosphatase 2C 1 isoform X1 — protein MAIPVLRPFTSIAYSTSRDLQLISSTDSPTLCSVHKPKRLVCCATPSVSNHVGSEVGVRLSVGTHFIPHPDKVEKGGEDAFFISSHSGGVLGVADGVSGWAEKDVNPALFSRELMANASSFVEDEEVNYDPRSLIRKAHAATSSIGSATVVVAMLEMNGILKIASVGDCGVKVIRKGQVAFSTSPQEHYFDCPYQLSSEAVGQTFLDATVTTVELMEEDTVVMGSDGLFDNVFDREIVSVVSSCDNVSDAAKALANLAHNHSKDSSFDSPYSQEARSQGFDVPWWKKIMGMKLTGGKLDDITVIVGQVTSSLSS, from the exons ATGGCAATTCCAGTTCTGAGGCCATTTACCAGTATTGCTTACAGCACAAGCAGAGATTTGCAGCTCATTTCCTCTACTGATTCACCCACACTCTGCTCTGTTCACAAACCCAAGAGGTTGGTCTGTTGTGCAACTCCATCTGTTTCCAATCATGTTGG TTCTGAAGTAGGGGTGCGCTTAAGCGTTGGAACCCACTTTATTCCGCATCCCGACAAG GTGGAGAAAGGTGGGGAAGATGCATTTTTCATTAGCAGTCACAGTGGTGGAGTTCTTGGGGTGGCTGATGGGGTTTCCGG TTGGGCTGAAAAAGATGTCAATCCTGCTCTGTTCTCGCGCGAGCTAATGGCTAATGCCTCTAGCTTTGTGGAAGATGAAGAG GTTAACTATGATCCACGGAGTCTGATAAGGAAAGCACATGCTGCTACCTCCTCTATTGGGTCTGCCACGGT AGTTGTTGCGATGCTGGAAATGAATGGGATATTGAAGATTGCCAGCGTAGGAGACTGTGGGGTGAAGGTCATACGCAAAG GGCAAGTAGCATTTTCTACATCTCCACAAGAACATTATTTTGACTGCCCATACCAGTTAAGCTCAGAGGCTGTTGGTCAGACGTTCCTTGATGCCACG GTGACCACTGTGGAATTAATGGAAGAGGACACGGTTGTGATGGGCTCTGATGGGCTCTTTGATAATGTTTTTGACCGAGAAATTGTTTCTGTTGTCAGCTCATGTGATAATGTTTCTGATGCCG CAAAGGCACTAGCTAATCTGGCTCATAACCACTCAAAAGATTCCAGTTTCGACTCCCCATATTCACAAGAAGCTCGATCCCAG GGTTTTGATGTCCCGTGGTGGAAGAAAATTATGGGGATGAAGTTAACAG GTGGGAAGCTCGATGATATTACTGTAATCGTTGGGCAGGTGACAAGCTCTTTGAGCTCATAG
- the LOC105163895 gene encoding probable protein phosphatase 2C 1 isoform X2, whose amino-acid sequence MLEMNGILKIASVGDCGVKVIRKGQVAFSTSPQEHYFDCPYQLSSEAVGQTFLDATVTTVELMEEDTVVMGSDGLFDNVFDREIVSVVSSCDNVSDAAKALANLAHNHSKDSSFDSPYSQEARSQGFDVPWWKKIMGMKLTGGKLDDITVIVGQVTSSLSS is encoded by the exons ATGCTGGAAATGAATGGGATATTGAAGATTGCCAGCGTAGGAGACTGTGGGGTGAAGGTCATACGCAAAG GGCAAGTAGCATTTTCTACATCTCCACAAGAACATTATTTTGACTGCCCATACCAGTTAAGCTCAGAGGCTGTTGGTCAGACGTTCCTTGATGCCACG GTGACCACTGTGGAATTAATGGAAGAGGACACGGTTGTGATGGGCTCTGATGGGCTCTTTGATAATGTTTTTGACCGAGAAATTGTTTCTGTTGTCAGCTCATGTGATAATGTTTCTGATGCCG CAAAGGCACTAGCTAATCTGGCTCATAACCACTCAAAAGATTCCAGTTTCGACTCCCCATATTCACAAGAAGCTCGATCCCAG GGTTTTGATGTCCCGTGGTGGAAGAAAATTATGGGGATGAAGTTAACAG GTGGGAAGCTCGATGATATTACTGTAATCGTTGGGCAGGTGACAAGCTCTTTGAGCTCATAG
- the LOC105163896 gene encoding mitoferrin-like: MATDASPKFKKAELIPVPQQPEYHPDIAAAEHDGLHFWQFMVAGSIAGMVEHMAMFPVDTIKTQMQALGSCPIKSASVKQALGSILRSDGPKGLYRGIGAMGLGAGPAHAVYFSVYEFCKKSFSGGNPDNHAAHAVSGVCATVASDAVLTPMDMVKQRLQLGSSPYKGVFDCVRRVLSEEGFQAFYASYRTTVLMNAPFTAVHFATYEAAKRGLMEVSPESVSDERLVVHATAGAAAGALAAALTTPLDVVKTQLQCQGVCGCDRFVSGSIRDVVRTIIRKDGYRGLMRGWMPRMLFHAPAAAICWSTYEAAKSFFQELNDSNSSGKVT; encoded by the exons ATGGCAACCGACGCCTCCCCGAAATTCAAAAAAGCGGAGCTGATTCCGGTGCCGCAGCAACCTGAATACCATCCGGATATTGCCGCGGCGGAGCACGACGGACTTCACTTCTGGCAATTCATGGTCGCCGGCTCAATCGCGGGCATGGTGGAGCACATGGCAATGTTTCCCGTTGACACTATCAAAACCCAAATGCAGGCCCTAGGTTCATGTCCCATTAAATCCGCCAGCGTCAAGCAAGCCCTTGGGTCTATTCTGAGATCCGATGGCCCCAAAGGTCTGTATCGTGGAATCGGCGCTATGGGACTTGGTGCTGGCCCTGCACATGCGGTTTATTTCTCCGTCTATGAGTTCTGTAAGAAGAGTTTCTCTGGGGGGAATCCTGATAACCATGCGGCCCATGCTGTTTCTGGAGTTTGCGCCACGGTTGCCAGTGATGCGGTGCTTACCCCGATGGATATGGTGAAGCAGCGACTGCAATTGGGTAGTAGCCCGTATAAAGGGGTGTTCGACTGCGTGAGGAGAGTGCTGAGTGAGGAGGGGTTTCAAGCCTTTTATGCGTCATACCGGACCACCGTGCTGATGAATGCACCTTTCACCGCAGTGCATTTTGCGACCTATGAGGCAGCGAAAAGAGGTTTGATGGAGGTTTCACCAGAGAGTGTGAGCGATGAGAGGTTGGTGGTTCATGCCACGGCTGGTGCAGCAGCTGGCGCACTGGCTGCTGCCTTGACCACTCCTCTTGATGTGGTGAAGACTCAACTGCAGTGCCAG GGTGTTTGTGGATGTGATAGATTTGTCAGTGGTTCAATTCGGGATGTTGTTCGAACAATCATAAGGAAAGATGGATACAGAGGTCTTATGAGAGGATGGATGCCTAGAATGCTCTTCCACGCTCCTGCCGCTGCGATTTGCTGGTCTACGTATGAAGCTGCCAAAAGCTTCTTCCAAGAATTAAATGATAGCAACAGCAGTGGCAAAGTGACCTGA